From the Aspergillus puulaauensis MK2 DNA, chromosome 1, nearly complete sequence genome, the window ACGCGTTCCCATCTTCGGCGATGTCCGTGGCCGGCACCTATGCTTCAAAGTACCCACACTCCTCGCGTAAAGGGGGAGTATCCCCGACATCATCGATAATCTCCGGGTTTGATCAATCGACCATGTCTAGCAACACAATGGACGCCATTCGTGCAGGAGAGCCCGTTGGGGGAGGATCAGGCCTCCTGCCGATGATACAAGCCCAACGGGACCgtttcaagaagaagaattcgGAGTTGGAAGAAGATTTGTCCAAGTTGTATGGCACGGTCAAATCCCTCAGGCAGGAGGTTGCATCCCTGCAAAAGGACAACCTTAACCTCTATGAAAAAACAAGATACGTTTCGACATACAACCGGGGTCATGgctcctcgtcttccgcgTCCGCCTACGCAAATAAGCCTAGTGTCTCCTCTATCCATCCGTCCGCAGACACACCGTCAGGCCTGTCTGTCGATCGCTATCAGTCCGCCTATGAGGCCCAGATATCTCCGTTTGCTGCCTTCCGTGGGCGCGAATCCACGAGGGCTTACAAACGAATGAGCTTACCCGAGCGAGTTGTATTCTCACTAACACGGATCATTCTCGCAAACCGGACTAGCCGAAACGTCTTTGCAGGGTACTGCTTTGCTCTTCAcattcttctcttcgttaTGTTGTACATGATGAGTACAATGCAAATTGAGAGTCACAGTGCTGCAAGCCTCGGTGCTTCAGCTTCGATGGCGATGAATGGAGGAAGCGGGAGTAGCAACAGCTATGACGGGCAActtgatggtgatgactGGCAACAGGAAGGATTCAACCAAGCGGGATGATTCAGGGTTgtatttttagtttttaagaATGGTGGGCGTTCGGTTAACGAATGGTTGCTGTTTCTGTCTTTGATAGCCATCTGTATATATCTTGATGCTCTTTCGGCATCATTTGTCCAAATCATTGCTCCTTGTCCCATTTAATTTAGGCTGTGTCGACCATCCAGTTATCCAGGTGCCTAGGTCTAACCGAATACCTTATCGCCGCGTCCAACCGCCGGCATACTTGCCTGCTTCATGGTGGGGACAGTATTCATTGTATACGCGCCGAGTTACATAAATATACATCAGCGCTTAGATTCTGCAACCACAAGACCAGTGAAGTTTCCCAAACGCGCGAGCCCTCAATATAGCAAAGCCTTTTTGCACTAATATATGCATAACTAGAGTCATTCACTCACCCTTATCTCCGCGGCACTTTATCCTGGTTCTGCAGACTGCAACCTCTTGGCCTCCGTTCTTTTGCCCGTTGACCGGCCAATATTGGACGGTCATGAGGCACACCTACCACACCTTGGACCTTATTCTGATACTATTTCTGTCTGATATGCTGGCGCTAGAGTTCTTTTGAATTGAACATCCGTTCCATGTGTGGACGATGTGACCTGGTCAAGGCGCTGAATAGGATGGACGGACCGCTGGCGTTCTAATGTTTCATTCATTGACAGGGTTCGAGTGACTGCGATATGCAAAAGTGTCTTCTGCAATGCGTAGATATAGCAATGAAGTAGtgagaagcaaaagaaatGACCCTAGACAGGGATCGTACACGAGACTTTAGTTTCCCTTTTAACAGAGTCTGGGGCCATTTTGCCGTCATATTCTCAGCATTTCCAGGGCTCTGACAAGCATTGGCAGCTCGCACAAGGACAGGTCACGGACCAAGTAATCACGGAGACACCGTCATTCTTCAAGTCTGCTGTACCTGCAGGTTGCATGGTGGCACGAAAAAAACAacgtcctcatcgccagTCGTTTTCTCGCACAATGTTGCCGTTGAAACAGGGCCCATGCGAAGTCCAGCAGCGTCAAGCCTTCAATATATTACAAGGGCGCTTCCGGTGATTTCCAAATGGCCTTGACTCGACAGGGCAGACGCTACAGTCAATTCGGTTAGCCCGGCGATCAGAGCGAGCTCCTGTTAGCTGGACAATTCCCCGCTTGTCAGGACCAGGAAGCGCTGGTGTGGAGGTCTCGATCTCGATCCTTCAACAAAGCTCATGCCCAAGGCCGACCAAAAATAGCAGGCAATCATTGGGTGCAAGATGGCTCTGGACTTGGCTGCATGCTAGCAGAGTCGCTAGAAGGAACAAGAAAGAGGTCAATCTCCCATCTGCAGCTAAGTCTCTTAGGGCGATCTGTAAGCGCCGAGCTCGATATTATTAGACCTCCGGGGCATTACCTGCGAATGAGCGTGTTCTTCACATGCAGGACAGTCTGGCAGGGCCCAATCAGAGTGCGAAAGGGCTTCGACAGGTGCTGCTCAATGCGCCGGCCCAACCCCCCTGTTTGCTTTCCGATCGAGGTCAAGCTGAAGGATCCAAAACGTTTGCTTGCCAGCGCATACCGGGCCCAATGGCAGAGCTGGATCGAGCTGGTCCCCCATGGGCGCTTTTCTGCGTGCTCTCACTCGATACTGTTTATAGCTCCCACACTTGTGGTTTCGGCTAGAGATCCCTGTTGCTATTCTCTGCATGGTCGTACCCGCCGTCGTGCAGGAGGGCATCACTACTGCTTCTGGGTATATAATTCCCAGCCTGCACCTTTGATACTGCAGCCCATCTTCAATTCTTCAGCAGCTCTATCTTCTGGTCATTAGCTTTGGTTGCATTTTCCTTTGTCAGCAATTTGATATTTTTGATACCCTGGTGGTCATCATTTTCTTTGTCGGTCTTCTCTTTCAACAGACTCTCTCCACCCTGCTCTTTCACCTTTAGAGCCCGCTTACTCTACTACGAGTCATTTCCCATCGACTACTTATTCCTCACTCCTCGCCCTAGAAAGATTGAATTGGCCAGCGTCCGCAATGCGTTCAGTTCTGTTTCTCACCAGCTGCTTGGCAGCCATTTCCGCCGCCGCTCCCATGTTCGGGGATCTCTATCACTTCTCAGATGAGATGGCCGAGTTCTTAGGCCGAGTGGGCAAACGCATCAGTGACGCCGGAAGCACGTTCGACCACTCATTGACATGCGACACCTCTTCAATTCAGCTTCCTTCCTTCGCTTCTGGCCTCCCATCCCCCGCGGACCAGAAACCATTATACGTTGCTCTTGGCCGCGGTACCCAGGTGAGTTCCCTAAACGCCCAGTTATAATATCTGTAGCAGAACACAGCCGCTAACAGATCAACAGAACTACACCTGTGCCTCATCAACCTCTGACTCAGAACCGGAAGCTATTGGCGCCGTCGCGCGTCTCTACAACGCCACCTGCTTCGCTTCCACCTTCCCCGACATGATCGAGCTTCTCCCTTCAATGGCATACAGGCTGAACCTACCCAGCAACCCGTCCGATCCTCTCCCACCCTCAAACTTAAACCTGATCGGCCACCACTTCTTCGAGGGCAGCGTCCCAGTATTCAACCTGGACACGTCCACCCGCCAACTCGGCATCgcgaaggtgaagaaggactCTGACCTCGACGCCCCGTCATCTGCAGTTAAGGGCAAGAACGGGGCCGTCAGCTGGCTCCTGCTCACTGCTACCAAAGGAACCGTGGGATCCTACGCGAGTGTCTATCGTGTCGACACAGCGGGTGGTGCCGCCCCCAAGACATGCGAGGGGATGCCCGAGTCTTTCACCGTGCAATATGCGGCGAATTACTACATCTATGGGCAATAgggttgtggttgatggGCGGATATCTAGCGATTCTTTTGATTCCCATGTATATATCTCGTTAATGAATTCGGATATGCGCTTTCTTGAACCAGTTTTTGTAGTAGGGCTTTTCTGGAACCTCACCAAACCTTTGTAAGGAAGCAACCTGTAGCATCTAAGGTTCTTACCTCAACTTAATTTCCGCCCGTGccccatcgcaccttccttcGTAACACGGTATATGCATTTAACTTCAATGGCATCAGCAACGCACAGAGGGGAGgtcgctctttcctcccGCAGAGAATTTGGCCACGCCTTCTTCACGAGAGTCCTAACCCCAACCCCGAAAAGAAAGTGCGATGGAGGCCCGAGCAGTTCCATTGTTCCTTCCCGACACccattgcaccttccttTATAACAAAGTATACTATTGCGCCCAACTTCAAAGGCAGGAGCAATGTTGGCTGTGACTTCCTGCGATGGATAAATACCGGGCACTGGCCGTCCCTTCCCGAATACAATTCCCGCACCTAGATGCCTAGCTTTGGGAGGAAAGTGCATGGAGACACTGCAGTTCGAATGTTCCTTACGGGGTCTTCCTCTATAACATTGTATAGGGAGGTTCAACTTCGAAGCTAACCTTAAGATCAGTTGAAATACGGCACCTCCATATTGGTAGCTCCTTCCCAGCTTGGGCAAATAGCTGGCCGCGCCTTCCTACCGGGGATCTAGCAACCAACCCTGAAAGAAGCTGCGATGGAGGTGGCCTCAACGTCCTTTCCCAATAGAAATTTGTCCATCGTACCTCCCAAGGCTGGGGGTACTATGCCCTATCCAGGCAAGGAAGGTAAGATGTGTAGAACAGGTTTAAATGAGGAAGGAGTCACTGGGACGTGATGTACGGAAGGAGCACTTAGTTATGTGCCCGCGGTCTTTCCTGTTTGTCTCGTTTGCAAAAACGCCGAGTGGACGTCAGGTGACCTCGTCTGTTCATCACGTGATTGAAAACCCACACAGCTCTGTCAAGCTATTCCATTAACGCACTAGCGCCAATAGATTTTCGAAAGATCCGAGAGCCTGTCTGAAAAAACTCGACCGCAACAACGACGAGCTGCACGGCCTCCAGCGAATCCTGTCAATCAGTGTGGGCGTGAAACATTCTTGAATTTTTACATTCAACGACGTCTGATATTTCTATCTGACGCTCATCGCCCCATCGAATTGATACCTACACCCTCCGAACTTTTTTCTCGCTTTCCGGTCCAGCAGTTCTTGCGGCCGATTTCCAGCCTCTTTTTTTGCGGCTGACGATTTATCGATTTAAAAAGATACCCACGAATATCTCAATCTTCATATCATAATGGGTTTCGGTGGCCCTCCTAGAGGACGCGGTGgatttggtggtggtggtcgcgGCGGCGGTCGCGGTGCTCCtcgtggcggcggtggtggccgtggtggtggCAGAGGTTTGTGACGACCAAGCTATATAATATGGGATATTGGAGGCTGTCTAGTTGCCGTGTGTCTTGCCGTTTCTTGGAGATTGTGTCTGTTGATGCTTATTGTCCGGGTTGTCGAACGAGCCATGAATGCGACGCTGCTGGGCGCCTTTATCCTCCAAGTGTCCCTTTGAGAATTGTCGCTAATATGTCTCTTTCGTCGAATTGCAGGTGgtttcggtggtggtgctccTCGTGGccgcggcggtggtggccgtggtgcTCCCCGTGGAGGTCGTGGTGCTCCTCGCGGCCGCGGCGGTCctcgtggaggaggtggtgctAGGGGTGGTGCCAAGGTTATCATTGTAAGTTATTTTCTATCCGAAAAGGTAAACTAGCAGTCGCTGACTTTATCTTTCAAGGAACCTCACCGTCACGCCGGTGTTTTCGTTGCCCGCGGTGGTAAGGAAGATTTGCTCGTTACCAAGAACTTGACCCCCGGCGAGGCTGTCTATGGCGAGAAGCGCATTG encodes:
- a CDS encoding uncharacterized protein (COG:S;~EggNog:ENOG410PN9Z;~InterPro:IPR021706,IPR021851;~PFAM:PF11937,PF11693;~SECRETED:SignalP(1-17)), with the protein product MRSVLFLTSCLAAISAAAPMFGDLYHFSDEMAEFLGRVGKRISDAGSTFDHSLTCDTSSIQLPSFASGLPSPADQKPLYVALGRGTQNYTCASSTSDSEPEAIGAVARLYNATCFASTFPDMIELLPSMAYRLNLPSNPSDPLPPSNLNLIGHHFFEGSVPVFNLDTSTRQLGIAKVKKDSDLDAPSSAVKGKNGAVSWLLLTATKGTVGSYASVYRVDTAGGAAPKTCEGMPESFTVQYAANYYIYGQ